The nucleotide sequence GGTTGCATTCCAGCAAGTCGTATTCCACTTTTAGATACTAGTAAAACCTTAATATCAATCACATTGGTTGTAGCAAAAACAAATTGATAACTTTCAATATGGGCGTCGACTTCAATCGTGGAATACATTAGGTTTCTATAAGCCCTCACTACAGTTTGtacaaaattaaaacttaagAGCTAGTTGATAACCAATtcgttttaagtttttaattttatttttaattatatagaTTGATGAAAAATATGTGATCTGTAGGTCAATGAAGATAGGCGAAGGATAGATGGTGAAAGCAATGTGAATCGATGTTCTAAAAAACGGTCTAGACAGCTTGCCAACATCATGATTAATTACCAGACGATTAGAAAATCAGATATTGCATCTACGTGGGTTGAGGTGGAATATGGGTTTCTTTAGTGTTTTTTTATTGACTTTGAGTCATGACTCACCCTTTCCCAGACAGAGAAAAGGAAACCAAGAATACGATGTGGTCGTCTCTCTTTGCGATAATTCTTTGAtgatttcaataaattgtagtactttataatttatttatattttgcattttaaGTTTCCCTATTACaagtatatttttatttatttttttaaatatataatatacatttatttatatgtcatataataaatttaattaagataaaaaaaaatcctaggCCACCAATTAGGACCCTACCCGCCACTCGATAACTACCTAGCGATGTTTAAAACATTGGTGTGAATGGAGTATGTCTAGGAATCAAACAATAAATTTCTTGATTATGCTCCCTCAACTGATTTCCAGATTGCCCTTTTGATTATTCCTTCGAATGGTGTAAAGCCCAGGGTTGAATATGTTATAACTAACAACCCTTAGATTGGATAAACTTTTTGGAGGCCAGACGAGGCACTGGACTTCCGGGTCAGGGGTCCATGTCCCCACGCTCGTAGGCCGCTTATCGTAACCTTGCTTAATAGGTCTCGGTCCTCCTAAGCTGCTAACTGAACACGATGAAATGGGCTAAAAAAATCTCCTCTAATACtatcaatttgaattttttagatTCTTCTAGCATTATATATATTGATAAATAAATATGGATGTAActgaatttgtaaaaaaaacaaatgaaatgacttaaataaatttttgcgatctaataaaaaaaatccttttGATAAGCATGCATCACTTTTGGTTATGTTGGAGTTTCTATATAAATGAGGAGTTGGTTAATTAAACTAGAATAGGTTAGGTGGTTTGCATCCAGTGTGTTATCAATAAGTACATTAGacgaaaaacaaaaactaaggAACAGAAAACTAAACATGTCAAAAGAAATGGGTTTTTTTTACCTCCTGCGCTCCTAAATTTAGACCCATACCCCCTCCTTGCGTTGTTTATAATATGATCTCCGTTCACCCATTGCTTAAACCAAACATATAATTTACAATCACTTTAGCATCAATTTAAGAAACATACACCTTGAGCAATGGACTTCTCAATCGGATATGCAACTTTCATTGCATCCTTGCTCTTATGTGTCTCATCGTCTCCAACACCATTTGCAAATGCAAGAGCGTCTTCATTAATTAGAAGTGTTTGCAAGCAAACCCAAGACCAATTTGGCTACAACTACAAGCGATGCGTAAAATCTCTTTGGAAAGATATCCCAACTCGATCAGCATCTAATCTCAAAGATCTTGACACAACCATTCTTAAATTAGCACtaacaaatgcacaagaaagCAAAGCTTACTTTGTCAATGCGCGCAACACCACCGGCAACAATATTTTTAAGAGCTCCGGAGCAGTAAAACAATGTGCAGATTCATATGATTTTGCGGTAGATGGTTTCACTTTCTCAATGCGAGGGATCAAAGATAATGACAAATCGGTCTCCCAAATACTCACacaagtacaagatgaaataGTTCGTTGCGAAAAAGCATTGACCTCTACCGAAATTGAAATTCCTTATTTAGTATCTTCAACAAACTTCTTGACCATGTTATATAGGGATGTTGCGTTCCTCATTACTTCCCAACTATTCCATATCTAGAAAAGATAAGTGATCAATGTATTAAATTCAGTATGGATtacttaaataataaataatatacatataattactgtatatttaatttgtaaaagtaaagaaaagaatgaaaaattaatgtaagaaaacaaaaaactgcTTTAATATTGAATCCTTCTGTGTTGCTATTTTGGTTGTCCATACTACACACATACATAGATATACTACACTTGAATTCTTAAGAACACAATATGCTATGCATGTTTAATCTTGACAACATCATTGGAAACTTTCAAACTATAATTCTTTGTTGATTATTCAAatttgaaaagatgaagaaaagaacGCATGGTAATGTGGATATATAACCCGAATAGAATTTCAAATGACCGCACAACATGGCAATGTGGATATATAACCAGAATAGCAtttcaaaagatgaagaaaataacgCATGGCAATGTGAATCAGTGCTCTAAAAAGCAGTCTAGACAGTTGCCAACACCACGATTAATAACTAGACGGTTGAAAAATCAGGTATGGCATCTACGTGAGTCTAGGCGGCATAGGTGTTtccttcgttttttttttaattgacttTGAGTCTTGACTCACCCTTTCCTTGacagaaaaaaggaaaacttgCGGTCGTCTCTGTTTGCGATAGTTCTTTGAtgctttcaataaattgtagaactttataatttatttatattttgcattttaaGTTTCCCCGTcccaagtgtgtgtgtgtgtatatatatatatgcacacacacTTTTGTATgtcatataataaatttaattaagatttaaaaaaaaatcctaggCCACCAGTTAAGACCCTACCAACCACTTGATAACGACCTAGCGATGTTTAAAACATTGGTGTGAACGAAGTATGTTTGgaaatcaaaaacaaaatttcttGATTATGCTCCCTTAGCTGATTTACGGATCGCCCTTTTGATTATTTCTTCGAATGGTGTAAAGCCCAGGTTTCAATGTTATAACCCACAACCCTTAGGTTGGATAAACTTTCCTAAGGCTGGACGAGGGGCTGGATCTCAGTCCACCTAAGCTGCTAACCGAACACCACGGATCTCAGCTGGATCAATGGGTTGGGAAGCTGGGTCATCACTATTACCAGGTGTATCTCCTGGAAACTACGGAACAACCAAATAGTGTAAAACATTTAAGTCATCCCCAACAATTGCGTAAAAATAAAATCATCCGATTCTTAGTAAGTAGGATCAACAAACCCACCTCAACTCTTTGTCTCAGTACAAGATATCTTCCATGCATTCTTTTGCCTCCAACATGAACAATCATATCACATTGCAAACAGAGGGAACTTCCATCTATCTCGCAATAAAAGAAAGCTACACGTAGTTTCCAAGAAGATAGAATGAGCGtcgttatttttcttttctttctttccaacaaCATTAAGAAATTTATCAGCAGGGAATAGATAGAATCGAAAAATAGCCCTGCATACCAGGTGCATTTTCACAAATGAGACTCCTCTAATACtatcaatttgaattttttagatTCTTCTAACTACATATATATTGATAAATAAATATGGATGTAAATGACtttgtaaaaaaacaaaagaaatggcTTCAACTAATCCTTgcgatttaataaaaaaattccttTTGATAAGCATGCATCACTTTTGGTTATGTTGGGGTTTCTAGAAATGAGGAGTTGTTAATTAGACTAGAATAGGTAGGTGGTTTGCATCCAGTGTGTTATTAGTTAGTACgttgaagaaagaaaacaaactaaAGGACCATCAAACTAAACACGTCAAAAGAAATGGGTTTCTTTCCCTCCAACACTCCTTAATTTAGACCCACACCCCCTCCTTGAGTTGTTTATAATATGATCTCCGTTCATCCATTGCTTCTACCaaacaaataatttataatcacTTTAGCATCAATTTAAGAAACCTACACCTTGAGCAATGGACTCCTCAATCGGATATGCAACTTTCATTGCATCCTTGCTCTTATGTTTCTCATCGTCTCCAACACCATTTGCAAATGCAAGAGCGTCTTCATTAATTAGAAGTGTTTGCAAGCAAACCCAAGACCAATTCGGCTACAACTACAAGCGATGAGTAAAATCTCTTTGGAAAGATATCCCAACTCAATCAGCATCTAATCTCTAAGATCTTGACACAACCATTCTTAAATTAGCACtaacaaatgcacaagaaagCAAATCTTTCTTTGTCAATGCGCTCAACACCACCGGCTACAATATTGTTAAGGGCTCCGAAGCAGTAAAACAATGTGCAGATTCATATGATTTTGCGGTAGACGGTTTCGCTTTCGCAGTGCGCGGGATCAAAGATAATGACAAATCAGTCTCCCAAATACTCACACAAGTACAAGACAAAATTGTTCGTTGCGAAAAAGCATTGACCTCTACCGAAATTGAACTTCCTTATTTAGTATCTTCGACAAATTTCTTGACCATGTTAAATAGGGATGTTGCATTCCTCATTACTTCCTAGCTATTCCATATCTAGAAAAGATACGTGAAAATGTATTAAATTCAGAATGCAATACTTAAATACtaaataatatacatataattactgtatatttaatttgtaaaacGAAAGAAAAGAATGAAACATTAatgtaagaaaacaaaaagttgTTTTGATAATGAATCCTTCCGTGTTGCTATTTTGGTTGTCCATACTATACACATACCCAAATATACTACACGTTGAATTCTTAAGAACACAATATGCTATGCATGTTTAATCTTGACAACATCAGTGGAAACTTTCAAACTATAATTCTTTGTTGAttattcaaatttgaaaaaaatgaataaaagaacGAATGGCAATGTACATATATAACTAAATAGCATTTCAAACGACCAAACAACATGGAGTCACATTGATACTGATACAATTACACTTTCGAGTTTTGAGGTTTGGATTTTCTTTTTGTACACCTTTCTACTGCTTTTCACTTTCAATGAGTTTTAGGTATACAATCACAGGAAGAAAAGGCCAATTGGCAAGAAAGAGATCTAAAGTCTGCTTCGTTGTACACCCTTCCGTTGATAGGTCAAAGGGAAGACTTAAGTTCAGATACAAAGTTGGCTCGGTAATT is from Malus sylvestris chromosome 5, drMalSylv7.2, whole genome shotgun sequence and encodes:
- the LOC126621870 gene encoding uncharacterized protein LOC126621870 yields the protein MDFSIGYATFIASLLLCVSSSPTPFANARASSLIRSVCKQTQDQFGYNYKRCVKSLWKDIPTRSASNLKDLDTTILKLALTNAQESKAYFVNARNTTGNNIFKSSGAVKQCADSYDFAVDGFTFSMRGIKDNDKSVSQILTQVQDEIVRCEKALTSTEIEIPYLVSSTNFLTMLYRDVAFLITSQLFHI